In Bacteroidales bacterium, one genomic interval encodes:
- a CDS encoding endonuclease domain-containing protein: protein MYQKRSIDLNMFYGAHKNTFLKAKELRKNLTPGEKALWDCLKNVKAELRFKRQHPINNFIADFYCHKAKLVIEVDGEIHNHQQEYDLSRTAEMEKFGIRVLRFSNTEVLNDIDGVIEIIKTTLDEVS, encoded by the coding sequence ATGTATCAGAAGCGTTCTATTGATTTAAATATGTTTTATGGAGCACATAAGAACACCTTTTTGAAAGCTAAAGAGTTACGCAAGAATTTGACTCCAGGTGAAAAAGCGCTATGGGATTGCTTGAAGAATGTTAAGGCTGAATTGCGTTTTAAGCGGCAACATCCAATCAATAATTTTATTGCAGATTTTTATTGTCACAAAGCGAAACTTGTAATTGAGGTAGATGGTGAAATCCACAATCACCAGCAGGAATATGACCTTTCAAGGACTGCCGAAATGGAAAAATTCGGCATCCGAGTACTACGATTTTCAAACACCGAGGTGCTCAACGATATTGATGGAGTCATTGAAATCATCAAAACTACTCTGGATGAGGTTTCTTGA